From Geomonas agri, one genomic window encodes:
- a CDS encoding GNAT family N-acetyltransferase encodes MGHDSTPLTVELAGGWEATAYREWSFPRELPGSWDALAKAYGDLGVFLSFENFSCWWRSFGAAARPLVTVLSKGGKPMGIFPCQLVQEGTQQRSIRSLTNNETHCYDFLVAGEERPAALSGFLLAAARLFPAESITIEKMPAQGPNTGPLLELLARRGGRFHQSFHPTAPWLEVPQSEEELLGRLSGRVQKSLRQSRKRGAREGRIWLQAVTGNDSLEATLSEVFEVEYRGWKGEAGTAIKCRHDAESYYRGVARWALESGALVLFLLRLDQCVTAACFCLVRGNTLFILKTGYDEKYRHLTPGLLLLAEVLTWCRETGGYSVCDLCGGCEPWKMEWTGRTGASGMITIYPASFSGTLEYFRNCGWKLFLKKFRLVQYGLDLLRRDSAPSARSPQVFP; translated from the coding sequence ATGGGCCACGACTCGACACCCCTCACGGTGGAACTTGCCGGCGGATGGGAGGCGACCGCATACCGGGAGTGGTCTTTTCCCCGGGAGTTGCCGGGGAGCTGGGACGCCCTCGCCAAGGCCTACGGCGATCTCGGGGTCTTTCTCAGCTTCGAGAATTTCTCCTGCTGGTGGCGCTCCTTCGGCGCCGCCGCGCGCCCCTTGGTGACGGTACTCTCCAAGGGGGGGAAACCGATGGGGATCTTCCCGTGCCAGTTGGTGCAGGAGGGAACGCAGCAAAGGAGCATCCGATCTCTCACCAACAACGAGACCCACTGTTATGATTTTCTCGTGGCCGGGGAGGAGCGTCCAGCGGCGTTGTCCGGTTTTCTCCTCGCTGCGGCGCGCCTCTTCCCGGCAGAGAGCATCACCATCGAAAAGATGCCTGCCCAGGGGCCCAACACCGGCCCTTTGCTGGAACTTTTGGCCCGAAGGGGGGGGCGCTTCCATCAGAGCTTTCACCCCACGGCACCCTGGCTTGAGGTCCCCCAAAGCGAGGAGGAACTGCTGGGGCGCCTTTCGGGAAGGGTGCAGAAATCGCTGCGGCAAAGCCGCAAGCGTGGGGCGAGGGAAGGCAGGATCTGGCTGCAGGCCGTGACCGGGAACGACTCCCTCGAAGCCACCCTCTCCGAGGTGTTCGAGGTAGAGTACCGCGGCTGGAAAGGGGAGGCGGGGACGGCCATCAAGTGCCGGCACGACGCGGAGAGCTACTACCGGGGAGTGGCGCGCTGGGCGCTCGAAAGCGGCGCGCTGGTCCTGTTCCTGCTGAGGCTCGACCAGTGCGTCACCGCCGCCTGTTTCTGCCTAGTCCGGGGCAACACGCTATTCATCCTGAAGACGGGCTACGATGAAAAGTACCGGCACCTCACCCCGGGGCTGCTCCTTCTCGCCGAAGTGCTCACCTGGTGCCGGGAGACCGGAGGGTATTCGGTCTGCGACCTGTGCGGCGGCTGCGAACCCTGGAAGATGGAGTGGACCGGCCGCACCGGGGCCAGCGGGATGATCACCATCTACCCCGCCTCTTTTTCCGGCACCCTCGAATACTTCAGGAACTGCGGGTGGAAACTCTTCCTGAAAAAGTTCCGGCTGGTGCAGTACGGCCTTGACCTCCTCCGGCGTGACAGCGCGCCTTCCGCCCGGTCGCCGCAGGTTTTTCCCTAG
- a CDS encoding polysaccharide deacetylase family protein: MLLVITIDTEEDNWGGYTDRCYSLENLKQIHKLQTLFDRYGMRPTYLINYPVATDPLAIELFSDLLSRGKCEVGMHCHPWNTPPFEEQLCSINSMLCNLPEELQFRKLEALKNAICDNLGIMPASFRAGRWAFSSATARSIQRLGVKIDTSVTSYTSWTDYHGVDYSRVPPRPYRFSAENIFESDDAGELLQFPATVGFLQPGFDICCRADELLKRAPLRKMRLCGILDRLRLLNKVALSPETATGPCMVMLARRLRALKIGYLNLFFHSTTLVPGLSPFNRSAGDTERFFASLETFLQYARETAIEFCTLSEVRLGDFCPCGRELNECRGISPLLPEGNRPGSLDGAPRAARARGGGRLPPVPRERPRHREG, translated from the coding sequence ATGTTGCTCGTCATCACCATCGATACGGAAGAGGACAACTGGGGTGGATACACGGACCGGTGCTACTCGCTGGAGAACCTGAAGCAGATCCACAAACTCCAGACCCTTTTCGACCGCTACGGCATGCGGCCGACCTACCTCATCAACTACCCGGTCGCCACGGACCCGCTGGCCATCGAGCTCTTCTCCGACTTGCTCTCGCGCGGCAAGTGCGAGGTCGGCATGCACTGTCACCCCTGGAACACCCCTCCCTTCGAGGAGCAGCTCTGCTCGATCAACAGCATGCTGTGCAACCTCCCCGAGGAGTTGCAGTTCCGCAAGCTGGAAGCGCTCAAAAACGCGATCTGCGACAACCTTGGGATCATGCCCGCCTCCTTCCGCGCCGGTCGCTGGGCCTTCAGTAGCGCCACGGCACGCTCCATCCAGAGGCTCGGGGTCAAGATAGATACCTCGGTCACCTCCTATACCAGCTGGACCGATTACCACGGGGTCGACTACAGCAGGGTCCCGCCCCGCCCCTACCGCTTTTCCGCAGAGAACATCTTCGAGAGCGACGACGCAGGCGAGTTGCTGCAGTTCCCTGCCACGGTGGGCTTTCTGCAGCCTGGTTTCGACATCTGCTGCCGCGCCGATGAACTGCTCAAGAGAGCGCCGCTCAGGAAGATGAGGCTTTGCGGCATCCTCGACCGGCTGAGGCTTTTGAACAAGGTGGCGCTCTCCCCGGAAACTGCCACCGGCCCTTGCATGGTCATGCTCGCCAGGCGCTTGCGCGCGTTGAAAATCGGCTACCTGAACCTGTTCTTCCATTCGACCACGCTGGTGCCGGGGCTCTCCCCCTTCAACAGGAGCGCAGGCGATACGGAGCGCTTCTTTGCAAGCCTGGAAACATTCCTGCAGTATGCCAGGGAGACGGCGATCGAGTTCTGCACCCTCAGTGAGGTCCGCCTGGGCGATTTCTGCCCCTGCGGCAGGGAGCTCAATGAGTGCCGGGGCATTTCCCCGCTGCTGCCGGAGGGGAACAGGCCCGGGAGCTTGGACGGCGCCCCCCGGGCGGCCCGGGCACGGGGGGGGGGAAGGCTGCCGCCTGTCCCGCGGGAGAGGCCCCGCCACCGGGAGGGGTGA